The Candidatus Nitrosotalea sinensis genome contains a region encoding:
- a CDS encoding U6 snRNA-associated Sm-like protein LSm6: protein MSQASTPKRPLTTLQKGINKKVTVRLKSEIEYKGKMNNVDSYMNLIMTDAEEISNGKVIANYGRVIVRGNNVLFIKLENEL, encoded by the coding sequence TTGTCACAGGCATCAACACCAAAAAGACCTTTAACTACACTGCAAAAGGGAATAAACAAAAAAGTTACTGTTAGACTAAAAAGTGAAATTGAATACAAAGGAAAGATGAACAACGTAGATTCCTACATGAATCTAATCATGACAGATGCCGAAGAAATCAGCAATGGCAAAGTCATTGCAAATTATGGCCGAGTCATAGTACGAGGAAACAACGTATTATTCATTAAACTAGAGAACGAATTATAG
- the metK gene encoding methionine adenosyltransferase, translating into MASPRSYLFTSESVTEGHPDKICDQISDAVLDEFLKQDPDSRVAVETLTTTGVVLVAGEVTSKARFDIQDVVRRTIREIGYDNPQYGFDADSCSVLISLHAQSPDISMGVTATDNKDQGAGDQGLMFGYATNETDDLMPMPILLAHKLTSRLAEARKKKELPWARPDGKSQVTIEYENGKPKRIDAIVISTQHSPEISNEEIRKQVIDKVIKPVCGSLWNDKIKIHVNPTGRFVIGGPPGDAGLTGRKIIVDTYGGMGRHGGGAFSGKDPSKVDRSACYMCRYIAKNVVAAGLADKCEVQVAYAIGVAEPVSLMVNTFDTGKIPEDQIENIVRKHFDMRPSAIISHLKLKNAIYKKTAAYGHFGRSESEFGWEKTDKADTLRKAAGL; encoded by the coding sequence ATGGCCTCTCCTAGAAGCTACTTATTTACTTCAGAATCAGTAACTGAAGGTCATCCAGACAAGATCTGTGACCAGATATCAGATGCAGTTCTAGACGAATTTCTCAAGCAAGATCCAGATTCAAGAGTTGCAGTTGAAACCCTAACAACAACAGGCGTAGTACTTGTTGCAGGCGAGGTTACATCAAAGGCAAGATTTGACATACAGGACGTAGTAAGAAGAACAATCAGAGAGATAGGTTACGACAATCCACAATATGGATTTGATGCAGATTCGTGTAGCGTATTGATATCATTGCATGCACAAAGTCCAGACATTTCAATGGGAGTTACTGCAACAGATAACAAGGATCAGGGTGCAGGAGACCAAGGACTGATGTTCGGATATGCTACAAATGAAACTGATGATTTAATGCCAATGCCAATTTTGCTTGCACACAAGCTTACAAGCAGACTTGCAGAAGCTAGAAAGAAAAAAGAGCTTCCATGGGCAAGACCTGATGGCAAGTCTCAAGTTACAATAGAGTATGAGAACGGTAAACCAAAGAGAATTGATGCGATTGTAATATCAACACAGCATTCTCCAGAGATATCAAATGAAGAGATTAGAAAACAAGTAATTGACAAAGTAATCAAGCCAGTCTGCGGCTCATTATGGAATGACAAGATAAAGATTCACGTAAACCCAACAGGCAGATTTGTCATAGGCGGTCCACCAGGAGATGCAGGTCTTACTGGAAGAAAGATAATTGTGGACACTTATGGCGGAATGGGAAGACATGGAGGAGGAGCATTTTCTGGAAAAGACCCGTCAAAGGTTGACAGGTCTGCATGTTACATGTGCAGATACATTGCAAAAAATGTAGTTGCGGCAGGACTTGCAGACAAGTGTGAGGTCCAGGTTGCATATGCAATAGGCGTAGCAGAACCAGTTTCATTGATGGTTAATACATTTGACACAGGCAAGATTCCAGAGGATCAGATAGAAAACATTGTCAGAAAACATTTTGACATGAGGCCTTCTGCGATTATATCTCATCTCAAGCTCAAAAATGCAATATACAAAAAGACTGCAGCATATGGACACTTTGGAAGAAGTGAGTCTGAATTTGGCTGGGAAAAGACAGACAAGGCAGACACACTAAGAAAGGCTGCCGGACTTTAG
- a CDS encoding SDR family oxidoreductase, with protein sequence MNVAITGANGFVGRNVGAHLAKNGFTITGIARKAKDEKFPIILSEDLAEARLGNVIQNYDALIHLIGQGRQNVRDTYEKVNVSLTRNAVALCKRAGIKKIIYMSGLGVDKSTTLGYFISKYNAEQEIVKSGLDYTIFRASYIVGKDDPLSKTLREQIRKRKIIIPGSGNYRFQPIFVGDVSEIIGKAIVEKRFSNKIIDLVGPQIINYNLFVKKFLHGRNVPIQRLDFEDAYHDALHGKGSFGVDDLAIMAGDYIGSHKKLASLAKMKFIRWDEILKSGSLS encoded by the coding sequence ATGAATGTAGCAATCACGGGCGCAAATGGCTTTGTGGGAAGAAATGTTGGTGCACATCTTGCAAAAAATGGATTTACAATAACAGGAATTGCAAGAAAAGCAAAGGATGAGAAATTCCCGATCATCCTCTCTGAAGATTTGGCAGAGGCAAGGCTTGGAAATGTTATACAAAACTATGATGCATTGATTCACTTGATTGGGCAGGGAAGACAGAATGTACGTGATACGTATGAAAAAGTAAATGTCTCCCTTACAAGAAATGCCGTGGCTTTATGCAAAAGGGCTGGAATAAAAAAAATAATTTACATGAGCGGTCTTGGTGTTGACAAATCTACAACACTTGGGTATTTCATATCAAAGTATAACGCTGAGCAAGAGATTGTAAAATCTGGACTTGACTATACAATATTTCGAGCATCGTATATTGTTGGCAAGGACGATCCATTATCAAAAACTTTGAGGGAACAGATACGAAAAAGAAAAATCATAATTCCTGGATCGGGCAACTATAGGTTCCAACCGATCTTTGTAGGTGATGTCTCTGAAATAATTGGAAAAGCCATTGTGGAGAAAAGATTCTCAAATAAAATAATTGATCTTGTAGGGCCTCAAATAATCAACTACAACTTGTTTGTGAAAAAATTTCTTCATGGAAGAAATGTACCGATACAAAGGCTTGACTTTGAAGATGCATATCATGATGCGCTGCATGGAAAGGGGTCTTTTGGTGTAGATGACTTGGCTATAATGGCAGGTGACTATATCGGGAGCCACAAAAAACTTGCATCGCTTGCAAAGATGAAATTTATCAGATGGGACGAGATTCTAAAGTCCGGCAGCCTTTCTTAG
- a CDS encoding J domain-containing protein — protein MMVYQLNTAECHNILGVQAGASQKEIKNAYRQLSLKYHPDRNKGDGEAFKKVTEAYQQLRSEEKKKDKISESEVATKYSDFWKKYDKGTGSEFNFGPNFAEFRRDFGASATQDYEHNQEKEGSPISTHLILYGGLGAMALWIILSTILK, from the coding sequence ATGATGGTATACCAATTGAATACGGCAGAGTGCCATAATATCCTGGGAGTACAGGCAGGAGCTTCCCAGAAGGAGATCAAAAATGCATACAGGCAACTCTCCCTCAAGTACCACCCAGACAGGAACAAGGGTGACGGGGAGGCATTCAAGAAGGTAACAGAGGCGTACCAGCAACTTCGAAGCGAAGAAAAGAAAAAAGACAAAATCTCAGAGAGCGAAGTTGCCACCAAGTACTCTGATTTTTGGAAAAAGTACGACAAGGGAACAGGTAGCGAATTTAATTTCGGTCCAAACTTTGCAGAGTTTAGACGAGATTTCGGGGCAAGTGCAACTCAGGATTATGAACATAACCAGGAAAAGGAGGGCTCACCAATCAGTACGCACCTCATACTGTATGGCGGGCTTGGTGCCATGGCACTCTGGATAATTCTATCAACCATACTCAAGTAA